One part of the Spiribacter salinus M19-40 genome encodes these proteins:
- a CDS encoding 16S rRNA (uracil(1498)-N(3))-methyltransferase produces MTGLPPIGAVMDLPDSAVRHLQARRLRSGDGLVLFDGTGGEYTATLVDLQRRRAQARIDAHTPREAEAPVAVTVLQGISKGERMDYAMQKATELGVARIIPVISERCVVRLDSERWAKKQRHWQAVAIAACEQCGRNRIPSIDSPCSLEAGLAEVDSLPGVIFDTEGDRAARDLKPTEQLATLIGPEGGLAPEEIQRVADLGWQRIRLGPRILRSDTAPVAALAVIQTVIGDLG; encoded by the coding sequence GTGACAGGCCTTCCCCCGATCGGGGCGGTCATGGACCTCCCCGATTCGGCGGTTCGACATCTACAAGCCCGTCGACTGCGCAGCGGTGACGGGCTTGTGCTTTTTGATGGCACCGGTGGTGAGTACACCGCAACCCTCGTCGATCTTCAGCGCCGTCGGGCCCAGGCGCGCATCGACGCTCATACGCCACGCGAAGCCGAGGCGCCCGTCGCCGTCACCGTGCTGCAGGGCATCAGTAAGGGCGAGCGCATGGACTACGCCATGCAAAAGGCCACTGAGCTTGGCGTCGCCCGCATCATCCCAGTAATCAGCGAGCGCTGCGTGGTCCGGCTGGACAGCGAGCGCTGGGCGAAAAAGCAGCGCCACTGGCAGGCGGTGGCCATCGCGGCCTGTGAGCAATGTGGGCGCAATCGCATCCCCTCGATTGATTCGCCGTGCTCTCTTGAGGCAGGGCTTGCCGAGGTGGACAGCCTCCCCGGTGTGATCTTTGACACCGAGGGTGACCGAGCCGCCCGCGACCTGAAGCCCACCGAACAGCTCGCCACGCTGATCGGGCCCGAGGGCGGCCTCGCCCCCGAAGAAATCCAGCGGGTCGCGGATCTTGGCTGGCAGCGTATTCGCCTGGGCCCCCGCATACTGCGCAGCGATACCGCCCCGGTCGCCGCGCTTGCGGTCATCCAGACCGTCATCGGCGATCTCGGATAG